GACATGAACGAAAGACATGAACGAAAGACATGAACGAAAGACATGAACGAAAGACATGAACGAAGTTGAGAAACTATACTATAAAGTATATAAAAAAATAATACAAAGTAGGATGTGGGATTATGAAGGTTAATGCGGAGCTTAAAGTTCAAGCGAAAAACAGTTTAGAAGGAAATTGGGGATTGGCAACCGGGGTAGTGGTAGTTGTCTGGTTATTAACGGCTGCTTTCATAGGAGATAATGCGAACCACTCTGATGGTGATTTTGCAAGTTTTATGTCATTGGTGAGTTTGTTACTATCCGGGCCCTTAACGTTCGGACTAAAGACAATCTATCTTAAATTTATTCGTAGACAAGAAGCGAGCTTTCCGAATATATTCGAAGGATTTACGTACTTTATTCAAACGTTCATATTGCACATTCTGAAGACTATATTCATCGTCTTGTGGTTATTGCTTCTGATTATTCCTGGTATTATAGCGATCCTGAGATATTCTATGGCATACTATATTATGGTAGACAATCCTGGCATTGGAGGATATGAGGCAATTCGTAGAAGTAAGGAAATGATGAAAGGGCATAAAGGAAGACTATTTTATCTATGGCTAAGCTTTCTTGGATGGTTTTTGCTAGGGATTATCACATTCGGCATAGGGTTTCTATATGTGGCACCTT
The DNA window shown above is from Desulfuribacillus stibiiarsenatis and carries:
- a CDS encoding DUF975 family protein, producing MKVNAELKVQAKNSLEGNWGLATGVVVVVWLLTAAFIGDNANHSDGDFASFMSLVSLLLSGPLTFGLKTIYLKFIRRQEASFPNIFEGFTYFIQTFILHILKTIFIVLWLLLLIIPGIIAILRYSMAYYIMVDNPGIGGYEAIRRSKEMMKGHKGRLFYLWLSFLGWFLLGIITFGIGFLYVAPYYEATLAAFYQDLKNHKDDDWDESF